A genomic region of Coriobacteriaceae bacterium contains the following coding sequences:
- a CDS encoding rod shape-determining protein, translated as MSLTDRLFGNFGSDMAIDLGTANTLVSVRGQGIVINEPSVVAIEKQDQRVLAVGADAKEMLGRTPGSIIAMRPLKDGVIADFDVTEAMLRYFISRAQGKRMPWHPKPRVVVCVPSGVTSVEKRAVFEATITAGARQAFLIEEPMAAAIGAGLPVDSPTGSMVVDIGGGTTEVAVISMGGIVNATSIRIAGDAFDAAVVQYAKTHYNIAIGERTAEEIKITIGSAASLVEEVDVEVRGRDLLSGLPRTVRIESEDVREALEEPIAKMIQAVKDTLDETPPDLASDLMEYGITLTGGGGMLRGLDERLRAEIGVPVHVSETALINVVEGCAMVLEAPDFLSQSYMQQR; from the coding sequence ATGTCGCTGACAGACAGACTCTTTGGCAATTTCGGTAGCGATATGGCTATCGACCTTGGTACGGCTAATACGCTCGTGTCCGTGCGAGGTCAGGGTATTGTCATCAACGAGCCTTCGGTTGTCGCCATCGAAAAGCAGGACCAGCGTGTTCTGGCCGTTGGCGCCGATGCCAAGGAGATGCTCGGCCGCACGCCGGGCAGCATCATCGCCATGCGTCCACTCAAGGACGGCGTCATTGCCGACTTCGATGTGACCGAGGCCATGCTCCGTTACTTCATCTCGCGCGCCCAGGGCAAGCGCATGCCGTGGCATCCCAAGCCGCGCGTCGTCGTCTGCGTTCCCAGCGGCGTCACTTCCGTCGAGAAGCGCGCCGTCTTCGAGGCGACCATCACGGCTGGCGCACGTCAGGCCTTCCTCATCGAGGAGCCCATGGCCGCCGCCATCGGCGCGGGCCTGCCCGTCGATAGCCCGACCGGTTCCATGGTCGTCGACATCGGTGGCGGTACGACCGAGGTCGCCGTCATCAGCATGGGCGGCATCGTCAACGCGACGTCCATCCGCATCGCGGGCGACGCGTTTGACGCGGCTGTCGTGCAGTACGCCAAAACCCACTACAACATTGCCATCGGTGAGCGCACGGCAGAGGAAATCAAAATCACCATCGGCTCGGCGGCATCGCTTGTCGAGGAGGTCGATGTTGAGGTGCGCGGTCGTGACCTTTTGTCGGGTCTGCCGCGAACCGTGCGAATTGAAAGCGAAGATGTGCGAGAGGCTCTCGAGGAGCCCATTGCCAAGATGATTCAGGCGGTCAAGGACACGCTTGACGAGACACCGCCTGATCTGGCAAGCGACCTCATGGAATACGGTATCACGCTCACGGGCGGTGGCGGTATGCTGCGCGGCCTCGACGAGCGCTTACGCGCCGAGATTGGTGTTCCCGTGCACGTGTCAGAGACGGCTCTCATCAACGTTGTCGAGGGCTGCGCCATGGTTCTTGAGGCACCTGATTTTCTCTCGCAATCATACATGCAGCAGAGGTAA
- the mreC gene encoding rod shape-determining protein MreC: protein MIPIVLIVISVMLITLCVRFGNSGPFAVARGVVQTVTQPIAQVCSVVSTPFANVGAVDIDEEVARLQEENSQLRTLVAELEEYRQQDQRLTAMLQFSDIYGLETLSAEVISMTSGWDRTATINKGSRDGVRVGMGVMSTCGLYGQVESVTEAASVVRLINDPNSSVAVMVQNSRAHGIMHGSYDGTLTLEYVPIDATVGEGDIVIASGSGGTYPRGIVVGTVRAIEADSSKLYHRITVDPLFNIESCEEVLVLTGNETETERILNEELLQLIIDSANSVNASSARVGAIAKALLNEANEAYRAAEAQRRAEEQAARERQAAAGDQTGSGSSGSGSGSGSGSEGEAGTGSSGGGAGE, encoded by the coding sequence TTGATTCCGATTGTTCTGATTGTCATATCTGTCATGCTCATCACGCTGTGCGTGCGCTTTGGGAACTCGGGCCCCTTCGCGGTCGCGCGCGGCGTCGTGCAGACCGTGACCCAGCCCATCGCGCAGGTCTGCTCCGTCGTCTCGACGCCCTTTGCAAACGTCGGTGCTGTCGATATCGATGAGGAGGTCGCACGCCTTCAGGAAGAGAACAGCCAGCTACGCACGCTCGTGGCAGAGCTCGAGGAGTACCGTCAGCAAGACCAGCGCCTTACCGCGATGCTGCAGTTCTCCGACATATACGGCTTGGAGACCCTGAGCGCAGAGGTCATCTCCATGACCTCCGGCTGGGATCGCACCGCGACCATCAACAAGGGATCGCGTGACGGCGTGCGTGTCGGCATGGGCGTCATGAGCACCTGTGGTCTCTACGGGCAGGTCGAGTCCGTGACCGAAGCCGCGAGCGTCGTGCGCCTCATCAATGACCCGAATTCGTCCGTGGCGGTCATGGTCCAGAACTCGCGCGCACACGGCATCATGCACGGTTCCTACGACGGTACGCTCACCCTCGAATACGTGCCAATCGATGCAACCGTGGGCGAAGGCGATATCGTCATCGCGTCGGGAAGCGGCGGAACCTATCCGCGCGGTATCGTCGTCGGCACCGTGCGCGCCATCGAGGCAGACTCGTCCAAGCTCTATCACCGCATTACCGTCGACCCGCTCTTCAACATCGAATCCTGCGAGGAAGTACTCGTCTTGACCGGCAACGAAACCGAGACCGAGCGCATCCTGAACGAGGAGCTCCTGCAGCTCATCATCGACTCGGCCAACTCGGTGAATGCCTCTTCCGCGAGGGTCGGAGCCATCGCCAAGGCACTACTCAACGAGGCGAACGAGGCATACCGCGCCGCCGAGGCCCAGCGCAGGGCAGAAGAGCAGGCAGCACGCGAGAGGCAAGCGGCCGCAGGGGACCAGACGGGTTCCGGCAGCTCCGGTTCTGGTTCGGGCTCAGGCTCGGGCTCGGAAGGCGAAGCCGGTACGGGTTCAAGTGGAGGTGGTGCCGGTGAGTAA
- the mreD gene encoding rod shape-determining protein MreD yields the protein MSKQTVYLITIVLCILLQAGIAPAIAIMGCRPNFLLIPVLLISMRSGTAAGSITGFSLGLLYDLMGSGTIGCMALVLTLIAFIVGVAGESMDLLTPIVTIGVAVLSSLLLEIGYGIAAILTSSEGGGVMSTMLSYSLPSALYTAVFAVIALVTIGLVIADDSAGMPTRLGEHRDGNKRAMSHMKSRLK from the coding sequence GTGAGTAAGCAGACGGTCTACCTCATCACCATCGTCCTATGCATCCTGTTGCAGGCAGGCATCGCCCCTGCCATTGCCATCATGGGATGCAGGCCCAACTTCTTGCTCATCCCCGTGCTCCTCATCAGCATGCGCTCGGGGACGGCCGCCGGAAGTATCACGGGCTTCTCCCTCGGCTTGCTCTACGACCTCATGGGCAGTGGCACCATTGGCTGCATGGCCCTCGTGCTCACGCTCATCGCCTTCATCGTGGGTGTCGCGGGCGAGAGCATGGATTTGCTCACACCCATCGTGACCATTGGCGTCGCCGTCCTCTCGTCGCTTTTGCTTGAGATCGGCTATGGCATCGCCGCCATTCTCACGTCTTCGGAGGGCGGTGGCGTCATGTCGACGATGTTGAGCTATTCGCTTCCCTCGGCCCTGTACACGGCCGTGTTCGCGGTCATCGCTCTCGTTACCATTGGCCTGGTAATCGCCGATGACAGCGCGGGCATGCCCACGCGTCTGGGCGAGCACCGCGACGGGAACAAGCGCGCGATGTCCCACATGAAGTCACGTCTCAAGTAG
- the mrdA gene encoding penicillin-binding protein 2 yields MTAAIFAAISVLLIVVAIAIIVIVIRSGRRRPTRIPIDTRNASELAMSTEAHGGPGGDSQGPTRRRFFGFVAVIAACIGALIVKLWSMQVISGAEYTAKAEGNRINEYTTIAPRGRIFDRNGVELVGNRSTFAVLASADVQNDKLVIQRLSDVLGIPRETIASLAASQTQGAQADRLIALDVDDRAVAYISEHPNAFPGVRIESRTVRTYPNDDLAAHVLGYTGTISQEELKREVNGLTYESGDIVGKDGVEQAFESYLQGDRGIKRVEVNAAGEVVNAVDSVEPVQGNDIRITIDANVQKVAEEALRRAFADAAVSGNDSARSGAIVCMNCNTGEVIAMASAPSYSPSQFIGGISSDVWEEMTSEDSAYPLSNRCIAGLYPAASTFKGFTGLAGLEYGFVTDSSVWECEGTWTGFGEEWPQKCWKTSGHGSIGFHKGIVESCDVVFYEIAKNFYQYSENETALQDYLKSWGFGSKTGIELSGESEGRVPTPEWKKKFNRDAPESQAWLPGDLSNLIIGQGDLLVTPLQICCGYAGLATGRVPKPVLLHSVISTDGTMTAVDGARYQGSIIQPEFDQKNIDIMRSGFRGVVENGSVSRVFEDMGIATSGKTGTGEVAGKDDYGWYVGYGPTDAPEYVCVCCIEEGGSGATCAAPAVRSVLSAAFGLSAEHVSGSATEER; encoded by the coding sequence ATGACAGCGGCAATTTTTGCAGCAATCAGCGTTCTTCTCATAGTCGTGGCCATTGCCATCATCGTTATCGTCATCCGCTCGGGACGACGTAGGCCAACACGCATCCCCATCGACACGCGCAACGCATCCGAGCTTGCCATGAGCACCGAAGCACATGGTGGCCCTGGCGGTGACAGCCAGGGTCCGACGCGCCGCCGCTTCTTTGGCTTCGTGGCCGTCATTGCCGCCTGCATAGGTGCGCTCATCGTCAAACTGTGGTCGATGCAGGTCATCTCCGGTGCCGAGTACACGGCCAAGGCCGAAGGCAATCGCATCAACGAGTACACGACCATCGCGCCGCGCGGTCGCATCTTTGATCGCAATGGCGTCGAGCTCGTTGGCAATCGCTCAACCTTTGCGGTTTTGGCAAGCGCCGACGTGCAAAACGACAAGCTCGTGATACAGCGTCTCTCCGACGTACTCGGCATTCCGCGCGAGACCATTGCATCGCTTGCCGCCTCGCAGACGCAGGGCGCGCAGGCCGACCGACTCATCGCGCTTGATGTCGATGACCGCGCCGTCGCCTACATCTCCGAGCACCCCAACGCGTTTCCCGGCGTACGCATCGAGAGCCGCACCGTGCGCACGTATCCGAACGACGACCTGGCGGCACATGTGCTCGGCTATACGGGCACCATCTCCCAGGAGGAACTCAAGCGCGAGGTCAATGGCCTGACCTACGAGTCGGGCGACATCGTCGGCAAGGATGGCGTCGAGCAGGCCTTCGAGTCCTACCTGCAGGGCGATCGCGGCATCAAGCGCGTTGAGGTCAATGCAGCTGGCGAGGTCGTGAACGCCGTCGATTCGGTCGAACCCGTGCAAGGCAATGACATCCGCATCACCATTGACGCGAACGTGCAGAAGGTTGCCGAGGAGGCCCTGCGTCGTGCCTTTGCCGACGCGGCTGTGTCGGGCAACGACAGTGCCCGCTCCGGTGCCATTGTCTGCATGAACTGCAATACCGGCGAGGTCATCGCCATGGCTTCGGCTCCGTCGTATAGCCCGAGTCAGTTCATCGGCGGCATATCGTCGGATGTCTGGGAGGAGATGACGAGCGAAGACTCGGCCTACCCGCTCTCGAATCGTTGCATCGCCGGCTTGTACCCGGCTGCCTCCACCTTCAAGGGCTTCACGGGTCTGGCGGGCCTGGAATACGGCTTCGTCACCGACAGTTCGGTGTGGGAGTGCGAGGGCACCTGGACGGGATTTGGCGAGGAGTGGCCCCAGAAGTGCTGGAAGACGAGTGGTCACGGATCGATTGGCTTCCACAAGGGCATCGTCGAGAGCTGTGACGTCGTTTTCTACGAAATCGCCAAGAACTTCTACCAGTACAGCGAGAACGAGACGGCATTGCAAGACTATCTCAAGAGCTGGGGATTTGGATCCAAGACGGGTATCGAGCTTTCGGGTGAATCCGAGGGCCGCGTGCCCACGCCCGAATGGAAGAAGAAGTTCAACCGTGATGCACCCGAGAGCCAGGCATGGCTGCCAGGTGACCTCTCGAACCTCATCATCGGCCAGGGCGACCTGCTCGTGACACCGCTGCAGATTTGCTGTGGTTATGCGGGGCTTGCAACCGGCCGCGTGCCCAAGCCCGTGCTACTGCATTCCGTCATATCCACGGACGGAACCATGACGGCAGTCGATGGCGCACGCTATCAGGGAAGCATTATCCAGCCCGAGTTTGACCAGAAGAACATCGACATCATGCGCAGCGGTTTCCGCGGCGTTGTCGAGAACGGATCGGTTTCCCGTGTTTTCGAGGATATGGGAATCGCCACCTCCGGCAAGACGGGCACCGGCGAGGTCGCCGGCAAGGACGACTACGGCTGGTACGTTGGCTACGGTCCGACCGATGCACCCGAGTACGTGTGCGTCTGCTGCATCGAGGAAGGCGGATCGGGTGCCACGTGCGCCGCGCCCGCAGTGCGCTCGGTGCTTTCGGCTGCCTTCGGCCTGTCTGCAGAGCACGTTTCCGGCTCCGCAACAGAGGAGCGCTGA
- the rodA gene encoding rod shape-determining protein RodA, with translation MPSFSFGKSPKVHARTASSANLSRSSEKRSFSIPANIILLVIIALILCCGLITLYAVTRTETEYSITRQLVGVAIGIVIMVAVWFFDYRRLANLIVPLIVLDAILILLPMVPGLGHEVNGATSWIRIGSLTFQPSELAKPVTILAIGAATAQYQGSIVRGADFLKLLGILLIPFVLLMREDLGTALVILIVGFCILLIGGVARRWLIISVATAVVGVAALLGINGVVNDWTGGDVQLIRQYQMSRLLVFIDPDNPEYADDAYNLNQAKIAVGSGELVGKGWGNATQSSGGFLPESATDFIFCVYAEQFGFVGAFILLVLYLALLLTALGIGLSSSDLFGSLIAAGIMAMWLFQIVENIGMDLGLMPITGIPLPFMSYGSSFMFTNFICVGLLLSVWSRRNDALG, from the coding sequence ATGCCGTCGTTCTCATTCGGAAAGTCCCCCAAGGTTCACGCGCGCACTGCTTCGTCTGCCAACCTTTCCCGTTCGAGCGAAAAGCGCTCGTTCTCGATTCCGGCCAACATCATCCTGCTCGTCATCATTGCGCTCATCCTGTGCTGCGGCCTTATCACGCTCTATGCGGTGACGAGGACCGAAACCGAGTATTCGATTACGCGCCAGCTCGTTGGCGTGGCGATTGGCATCGTCATCATGGTGGCCGTTTGGTTCTTCGACTATCGACGTCTGGCCAATCTCATCGTTCCCCTCATCGTGCTCGATGCGATTCTCATCTTGTTGCCGATGGTTCCCGGTCTTGGCCATGAGGTGAACGGCGCGACGTCGTGGATCAGGATCGGTTCGCTCACCTTTCAACCGTCCGAGCTTGCCAAACCGGTGACCATCCTCGCAATCGGTGCGGCTACCGCGCAGTACCAGGGTTCTATTGTCCGAGGCGCTGACTTCTTGAAGCTACTCGGCATCTTGCTCATACCCTTCGTTCTGCTCATGCGCGAGGATTTGGGTACGGCCCTCGTCATTCTCATCGTCGGCTTCTGCATCCTGCTCATTGGCGGCGTGGCACGGCGGTGGCTCATCATCTCGGTCGCCACGGCCGTAGTGGGCGTCGCGGCCCTGCTCGGGATCAATGGCGTCGTGAATGACTGGACGGGTGGCGACGTGCAGCTTATCAGGCAGTACCAGATGAGTCGTCTGCTCGTCTTCATCGACCCGGATAATCCCGAATATGCAGACGATGCCTACAATCTCAACCAGGCGAAGATCGCCGTCGGAAGCGGCGAGCTCGTCGGCAAGGGCTGGGGTAACGCGACACAGTCCTCGGGCGGCTTCTTGCCCGAATCCGCGACCGACTTCATCTTCTGCGTCTACGCCGAGCAGTTTGGCTTCGTGGGGGCGTTCATATTGCTTGTGTTGTATCTGGCGCTGCTCTTGACGGCGCTGGGCATCGGGCTTTCGTCGTCGGATTTGTTCGGCTCGCTCATCGCAGCTGGTATCATGGCGATGTGGTTGTTCCAGATTGTAGAGAACATAGGCATGGACTTGGGACTCATGCCCATTACGGGCATTCCGTTGCCGTTCATGAGCTACGGTTCCTCGTTCATGTTCACCAACTTCATTTGCGTCGGCTTGCTCTTATCGGTCTGGTCAAGACGCAATGACGCTCTGGGCTAG
- a CDS encoding TIGR03960 family B12-binding radical SAM protein, with product MIPKSALEADDVQELNLWQRYAPLLARVEKPSRYLGQEWGSVAPSEKQGADYHAVLVYPDTYEIGQANQAIAILYDCLNADEHIYCERAYLPWVDMIALMREHGLPLASLETYTPVRNFDFVGITLPHELCATNILEFLDLAGITLHADERGEGEPLVMGGGPCAYNPEPFAPFFDLIFVGEGEELDVEVALRHRELKKRGASRAEILRELSRIEGVYVPSLYDVEEHEIRDEQLAADMRGYTTVTPVDAEVPAQVAKRIIRDFDALPALPRQIVPYCELVHDRLAIEILRGCNRGCRFCQAGMIYRPVRERKADTVIAAVMDGLASTGYDEVSLTSLSSTDHSTIEQMLRRLNRSFSQTGKSVSLPSQRVDALGVELARLAAGEKKGSLTLAPEAGTQRMRDVINKGVSEEDLLHAVTSAVEAGWRGFKLYFMIGLPGETDEDVAGIGALCRRVYAAAKDAVPEGAPRNIRLNVSVALFIPKAMTPFQWNGQISLSEISHRIDVLRASFPKKGINLHWHDSDTSYVEAVLARGGRECAELIEEAWRRGARFDAWTEQFTFAAWEQAGDVCGVPIMQRAACEYEEGAPLPWGHISAGVSEEFLREERARARVGEVTPDCSFTSCSQCGVCPLVGMTNVIEGTRTLRGECA from the coding sequence ATGATTCCAAAATCGGCCTTGGAGGCAGACGACGTGCAGGAACTCAATCTGTGGCAACGCTATGCGCCGCTTCTCGCCCGGGTCGAGAAGCCCTCTCGCTATTTGGGCCAGGAGTGGGGTAGCGTCGCGCCTTCCGAGAAGCAAGGCGCCGATTATCATGCGGTGCTCGTGTATCCGGACACGTACGAGATCGGCCAGGCAAACCAGGCCATCGCCATTCTCTACGATTGCCTCAACGCCGATGAGCATATCTACTGCGAGCGTGCCTATCTGCCCTGGGTCGACATGATCGCTCTCATGCGCGAGCATGGGCTGCCGCTTGCGTCCCTCGAGACCTATACGCCCGTGCGCAATTTCGATTTCGTCGGCATCACCTTGCCGCACGAGCTCTGCGCCACGAACATCCTCGAGTTTCTTGATCTTGCCGGCATCACACTGCATGCCGACGAGCGCGGGGAGGGCGAGCCGCTCGTCATGGGCGGTGGTCCCTGTGCGTACAACCCCGAGCCGTTCGCGCCGTTCTTCGATCTCATCTTCGTGGGGGAGGGTGAAGAACTCGACGTGGAAGTCGCGCTCAGGCATCGCGAGCTCAAGAAGCGGGGTGCGTCGCGTGCGGAGATTCTGCGCGAGCTCTCCCGCATCGAGGGCGTATATGTTCCGAGCCTCTATGACGTTGAGGAGCATGAGATTCGCGACGAGCAGCTGGCAGCAGACATGCGTGGCTACACGACGGTCACGCCAGTTGACGCGGAGGTGCCGGCGCAGGTCGCAAAGCGCATTATTCGCGATTTCGATGCGTTGCCTGCCCTGCCGCGCCAGATCGTCCCGTATTGCGAGCTCGTACACGACCGCCTCGCAATCGAGATTCTGCGCGGCTGCAATCGCGGCTGCCGCTTTTGCCAGGCGGGCATGATCTATCGTCCCGTACGCGAACGCAAAGCCGATACCGTTATCGCGGCGGTCATGGATGGCCTTGCCTCGACGGGCTATGACGAGGTGTCCCTCACCTCGCTTTCCTCGACGGACCACTCGACTATCGAGCAAATGCTCAGGCGATTGAACCGCAGCTTCTCGCAGACGGGCAAGAGCGTGAGCCTGCCGAGCCAGCGTGTCGATGCGCTCGGCGTCGAGCTTGCGCGACTCGCGGCGGGCGAGAAGAAGGGCAGCCTTACGCTTGCTCCCGAGGCGGGCACGCAGCGTATGCGCGACGTCATCAACAAGGGCGTGAGCGAGGAAGATCTGCTCCATGCCGTGACGAGTGCCGTCGAGGCGGGCTGGCGTGGCTTCAAGCTCTACTTCATGATCGGGCTGCCAGGTGAGACCGACGAGGACGTTGCCGGCATCGGCGCCCTGTGCCGTCGCGTCTATGCCGCTGCCAAGGATGCCGTTCCCGAGGGGGCGCCGCGCAATATCCGCCTCAATGTCTCGGTCGCGCTCTTCATTCCCAAGGCGATGACGCCGTTTCAGTGGAACGGCCAGATATCGCTTTCGGAGATTAGCCATCGCATCGACGTGCTGCGGGCGAGCTTCCCCAAAAAGGGCATTAACCTGCACTGGCACGATTCGGATACGAGTTACGTTGAAGCAGTCTTGGCTCGTGGTGGACGAGAGTGCGCCGAGCTGATTGAGGAAGCATGGCGTCGAGGCGCGCGTTTTGACGCCTGGACCGAGCAGTTTACCTTTGCCGCCTGGGAACAGGCCGGCGATGTGTGCGGCGTGCCCATCATGCAGCGCGCTGCCTGCGAATACGAGGAAGGCGCTCCTCTCCCGTGGGGTCATATCTCCGCTGGCGTGAGCGAGGAGTTCCTGCGCGAGGAACGTGCCCGTGCCCGCGTGGGCGAGGTGACGCCCGATTGCAGCTTTACGAGCTGCTCGCAGTGCGGCGTCTGCCCGCTTGTGGGAATGACGAACGTTATCGAAGGCACGCGAACCCTGCGAGGTGAGTGCGCATGA
- a CDS encoding TIGR03936 family radical SAM-associated protein, whose protein sequence is MSEGFRLRVEYQITDRLAYLSHLETVRSMERVVRRAGLPFAITEGFNPHMKIAFGPALPVGAGSRSEYFDLRLLEYVSPDLALAALQAAAPENLMPIACAYCAHGDDAIDVTYPVSVWKAELACGGIDVDDVTRALEQLVDRGFIEVTKTKGHKTTVKRVEFEGRLVDGPHVTADDDVVTVDFSTFQGNEGALRPDKFIAAACELMDGPVAIRSLTRMELREA, encoded by the coding sequence ATGAGCGAGGGGTTTCGTCTGCGAGTCGAGTACCAGATCACGGACAGGCTCGCGTATCTGTCGCATCTCGAGACCGTGCGTTCGATGGAGCGTGTCGTGCGCAGGGCCGGCCTGCCCTTCGCGATCACCGAGGGCTTCAATCCGCATATGAAGATTGCCTTTGGTCCTGCGTTGCCCGTAGGAGCCGGCTCACGCTCGGAATACTTCGACCTGCGTTTGCTCGAGTACGTTTCACCCGACCTTGCGCTCGCGGCACTGCAAGCGGCTGCTCCGGAAAACCTCATGCCCATTGCATGCGCATATTGCGCCCATGGCGATGATGCGATTGATGTTACGTATCCGGTGAGCGTGTGGAAGGCCGAGCTCGCGTGTGGGGGAATCGATGTCGACGACGTGACGCGCGCGCTCGAGCAGCTGGTTGATCGCGGCTTCATCGAGGTCACAAAGACCAAGGGCCATAAGACGACGGTCAAGCGCGTCGAATTCGAGGGTAGGCTCGTGGATGGTCCGCACGTAACTGCCGACGATGATGTCGTGACGGTCGACTTCTCCACCTTCCAGGGCAACGAGGGGGCGCTGCGCCCCGACAAGTTCATCGCCGCTGCTTGCGAGCTGATGGATGGACCCGTTGCCATCAGGAGCCTCACGCGGATGGAGCTGCGGGAAGCGTAA
- a CDS encoding Rho termination factor N-terminal domain-containing protein, with amino-acid sequence MTVAELKDYAKEHDIKLPSGARKADIIETITNAE; translated from the coding sequence ATGACGGTTGCCGAGCTCAAGGATTACGCCAAGGAGCATGACATCAAGCTCCCGAGCGGTGCTCGCAAGGCCGATATCATCGAGACCATCACCAACGCAGAGTAG
- the rpmA gene encoding 50S ribosomal protein L27: MAHKKGLGSSRNGRDSHAQRLGCKRFAGQVVNAGEILVRQRGTHFHPGENVGRGKDDTLFAMVPGTVKYTKGLKRKVHVIPQA, encoded by the coding sequence ATGGCACACAAGAAAGGCCTCGGATCCAGTCGTAACGGCCGTGATTCCCACGCGCAGCGTCTTGGCTGCAAGCGTTTTGCCGGTCAGGTTGTCAACGCGGGCGAGATTCTCGTTCGCCAGCGCGGCACGCACTTTCATCCCGGCGAGAACGTCGGTCGTGGCAAGGATGACACGCTGTTCGCGATGGTTCCCGGCACGGTGAAGTACACCAAGGGTCTCAAGCGCAAGGTCCATGTGATTCCCCAGGCGTAA